A stretch of DNA from Triticum dicoccoides isolate Atlit2015 ecotype Zavitan chromosome 2A, WEW_v2.0, whole genome shotgun sequence:
caagtgatcgctgaagacagagaatactatgtggaccatgagtctgtatgattatatttgtaagagataattgtatatatgtagccggtagtgtcggatagatatacgagaacttgttgttcgaccaatctctcggagaaggagaggtggtcgatatcacttctctctgtttgcatatatgttcatgacgatcttctgtttccttcgtttgcttactagctaactagcgtgtctagtcctctctatacgtatgtatagtacgtagcgtcgaccaagcacggacataagagaggacacttctctattaattatagctaactaacacaatatatgaaacacgtaAATTAACCCCTCAAACCCCCAAAcctcccccctttcaaaaaaaaaacaaaaaccccagccacagaaatgctgacgcgtggatgcctattggtctcggttggtgccaccaaccgggaccaaagggtctcctgcctgggctccgcgcacaggccacgtggaggcccatcagtcccggttctggattgaaccgggactaaaggtacagagcattagtaccgacactttagtcccggttcaggaaccgggactaaaggcccttacgaaccgggacaacaggccctttttttaCCAGTGGCGGTGAGAAGCGGGTTTGGGGGCGGTCAAGACTCCCGCAAACCTTCTCACGTTTGTCTACGATTGCGGAAGAAATCACGTTTGGATTGCTCCGCGAACGTTGGATGAGTTCCGCAGTCCAAACAGCACTGTCCGAACGGTTGCGAAGATTTGAAGGTCAGCGTTGGAGACGTCCTAATGCAAATCTGCATCAAGTTAAGCTGAAATTACAACTATTACAGCCTGTCTGACACATGTGATGTAGTAACTTTTTTGCTAATCCAACCGTACTTTGCCCTTGCACGCTCTACCAACTGCAGAGCGACCAGTTCTTGTGCCACATTAAACGTTCTTAAACTGCCgtttaggctggtcgtaatggtagtatcatagctagtactccctccgtccgggtttattaggcctctcagcatcacaagcatgtccccttttataaggccccgcgttggaaaggtgcatgcatgcgaccatttcattggttgtattgaaagctattgttgttggtgccatggctaaaaagttaatacacttcatatgcgctttttcattggctgcatgcatgtgagagagtgcattgggagtggaatggaagaattaatgtgagcaaattattatgcgtcttggtctaagagaagttgtctttaggcctaataaacccggacggagggagtatcatgcatgccaactagtcaattttgatgatgtgtcataacattaaatgaagaaagagagggcgtAGTAtcttatcatgataccgtatcatattaaatgctatgctactttgtgtcatgcatgacaataaatagagtactacatgatactaatatatgacactatgcattaggaaggtagtatcatatactagtatcatatactagtatcatatactaggaaggtagtatcatatactagtatcatatgcatgatactagtatatgatacttcccattacaaccagccttatgaCCACAGACACTTCAATCCGGGACAGCCTTTAACCGTCCAcaccaagcttgacaaacttcggTGGTACTACCGGTAAACCACTCACAGACAGCTTCAAGCAGAAGCATGTACCAGCAGCGTGATTGGTAGATCCAGCCGCGGAGGCGGAGACATGTGTCCGTCCGTgagtccgtccgtccgtccgagcGGTACTCCGCAACTCCTCCATTACCAAGGcatgccagccagccagccagcccgtGCACAAAATCGAAGCAAAAAAATACACCCGTTGTGCATGAAatctgtgcatgcatgcatgaatacgcCACTGTGTCGTATTCGTACCGCCACACCGACCGACCGTGGCTCTGCGCATACGCCGCACAGTAGTTATTATCGGCGGCATGGTACTACCGTAGAAAAAACCGCGGATACTGTAGATGTATAGGCTGGCTCCCTTAATAATGGTATATACAGTACGTAGCTGAGCAAACGAACGCGCGCGGAATCTTTGCTTGCTTGCGTGCTGCTAAACAaacgaaggaggggggcgccgggtTGGCACCAGATCCATTTCTCCTCCCTCCCGATCCCTCCAGGCCTCTACAGTTGGTGTACCGGATTGCATTATAGATGGATCGATCGATAGATCTCGCGGCGGGTCGTTGGAAATCAAATCAAATCTATCTAACATGGCGcagatctatctatctatgtatctATGAAAGAAATCTATCTATCGGTCCATCCGGCCGGCGAGGCTAAAAGCTGCTGAAAGCCCTCCTGGGCTGATAAATAAAGCTCCGGGTGGTGGACGCACGCTGGCTGATTGCCGTCAGCGCAAAaggcggcccgttattccattcccCCCTTGGCTATGACAGTGAGAGGAAACAAAGATAAGAAAATGCCCAGCTAACGGTCTCGCACCATCGCAGATAACGTAGTACTAGTAGCTTTGGCGTGTGAACCAACCACCATGTTGTAGGGGCGCTCTCACCATTTATTCGTGGCGAGGTGAGGGGGAGCCGTGTTGGGGTTCATGTGACCCCGAGGAGGAGACGAAGACGGGGCCCCGTGGCCCGTGGGGAGGTGGATGGGGCCGTGAATAATTAAGGGGCGGCACTGGCAGGGGTCACATGGGGCGGGATTAACAtggaaccaccaccaccaccaccgtcgaGCGCATCTGCAGCCGAGTTAAGGCCACGCCACCGCCCGTTTTTCCTTTCTCGTGCTCTCGCCTCCTCCTTTCCTGCCTGGCCGCTTCAATTCACCTCCTTTGTCCGCTCCTCCGCCCCCCGCCAACGCCctcctctcttctctcctctcctctcctctctctcctatgATCGGTGGATGGGTCACGCGTGGACACTGTTCCACCACGTTGCGAGCCCGTGCATCCCTCGGTGCGACCCGTATATCTCGCTGATTACCTTCGTGCATGCTGGACAACGATCCACGCCCTCCCACACTGAACTTTTTCTTTTCTGAGGAAACGTCACGCtgaacatgatgcatgaatgaaCTCTCCATTTCTCGTCGTTTGCGAGGTCTCTTTACAGGGAGAGGGAGAGCATTTGGCAGTGTACCGCGCCAGCTTTCTTCTCCcctgaaagaaaagaaaagaaaagctaAGGGGAAAAAACGAGtaggggaagagaggagggataCACAAGGAAGGAAGGAGGCGGGACAAAAGATAGGCGTTGCGGGGGGTGGCCCACGGCAACGGAAGAAAAGGAGGCACAGCTGGGTTGGTGGATCTATCAGGAACAGGGAAGGAgtgggggcgccccaccacacCACCACCGCTGTCACCGCCACCCATCAAGCCAGCCACTCTGGTGAGTGTGAGGGGCGTTGGTTAGCAGTGCACAGATGCATGTGAGGATCATGTGAGCAGAGTAGAGCGGCAAGCGAGCGCATTTCCATCCCGTTCCGGAGCCCTTTTTCCACTTGCGTAGGTTAGGTTAGGGGGagtaccaccaccgccaccaccaccatcactaCTGCCCTGTAGCAGTAAAAAGCAAGCACTAATTAGCACGCTTTGCCCCGTCCTGCAAAGTGCAAAGCCAATATGTTAGAGCGAGACGAGATGTGGGGGGTTTAACTTCCTGCTAAAAGAAAAGATAGTAGAATAGCATCATCTCCAAAAAGATTAGTCGTCCATGCATACCATGCCATGccatgcaatgcacctactacctagTCCCTAAAAAGACTGTTAGGTGCGCACCTAATAATCAACCCCCCACTGGCCACTGCATTTCACCTCTCCCGGTCGATCGCTGTCTTCTCAGCACCACCTTTCTCCCTCGCAAAAAGAAAACAGGGAGCCTGCCCGTCCAGTGGATTATGCTCGAAAGAGCGTGGCAGCGTAGCTTAGGCTAGGCGCATTCTACAGCTACTACCAGTAGCAGCTCCTGGAAGGAAAGGAAAGggaaggaaaggaaaggaaaaGTAGCAGCGCAAGTCCCAAACGTGGTTACAGTGGGCTAGCTAGCTATATGCGCATGGCCTGCGCTAGGCTTTAAACCCCCATTTATGGCGCGCCACATGCCACAGTGGCGCTGCTAAGTCTCCAGATGATTCCAGATGATTCCCCTCCGCCCTTTCCGTCCGTCTCCATCCATTCATTTCATTTTCCTGCACGGAAACGGATACGTACCCGCCAAGTCTCCTGCCAGCCCGGCCCAGCCCAGTCTGGTAGTATTCGATCGGCTTTACTGTGGCATGATGGAGATCTACGGAGAGGATCGACGGAACGAAAAGGTTCGTTGGGTTCGATCGGCCGATCGATCCGTCGAGCGCGACGCCCACTGTTGCCGGCAACAGGAGCAACGTGCCGCACTGtgcggtggccggcggcggcgggccggcCAGAGTGGCAGAGCGTCTCCTCCACCGTCAGCTGCGGGTGGCGAGCCAGATCTGGCCGCGCGTCTCCTCGATCGCAACAGTGGCCGCTGTACAGGGGCGCGCGTAGCCCCCGCCCCGGCCGTGCAAGGTGTTTGCGGTTGCCTTGTCCCGGTCAAGCATGGATCGGGGaggagaaagaaaggaaaggaCTCTCCGGCGCCTGCCGCTGTCGATCGATCGATGGACGCCGATGGGATGTTTCCGTCGGGCCGGGGCTTGGCTGATTTTTGCTGCTGCACGAACGTAGCACGTACGTACCAGCTCACGCAGAATGCATGCATGGCTCCGTCCGTCGAGCTAGACAGACACGGCTACAACTGCACGGGCCGAGCTCGCTTAATCTCGTGATGAAATTATGCCCGTGATGTTTCATGTTTTAACGGCGTCAATGGTCCGGGTAATGCAGTATctgtgtagtactagtacttggcacATTATCTGTCTGTGCGCGCCATGACGTCATCAAAAGGCAGCCCACTGTAACTCTGCCCGGCGGCCTTTGCGAAACGACGGGGCAAAAATCCTGGGGAGGGGTCAGGTCAAGCGGAGCTGCAGTAACTCTGCCCGGCGGTCAAACGCGATTGGCCTAATTAATTGATAAAATTACCTTATCTACCGAAAGGGGGCGTGGCCACTTGCGGGCAGGCACTGTGTTTGACGAGGCCGCCAATGGCGGGCGCGTAACTTTCCCGTTTACCGGTGAGGAGGTGACTTTACttaccctcgccgccccctctgccGCGCGAGAGGACAGCCATCCTTATCCGGGCCGCACAGCCTGGCGGGCCGGCCGGCGGCCGAGTAAAATACGCGCCAGTTGCCGCCCTCGCTCGCTCATAAAAAATACTCCCACATTTCCTTATCTGCACACTGCTGAGCGCCACCATTTCTGGTGCCAGCGCGGCGCAGCGCTTAAAAAATACAGGCACTTTTCCGAAGCAACGGAAAAATTAGGTTGATGGGATGCCGTCCTGGTGGCGGCGTGCGTCACGTATTTTGTCGCCCAACGGTAACAAGAGGTCCGATTGGCCCTGGGCTTTGATCTTTTTCCGTAGTGGGCTGACACGGAGAAATGATgagaaatatactaacaagcagggGAGGGGATGGATAATGCGGCGTCCTTTTCACCCTGTCGCCCGCTGCGCTGGGTTCAACGTGCGTGAAAACCGGTCGTGCCGTGCGTGGCCTACCCTACCTGGGGGTGAGGGTAGGTAGCTTTCGGGCCTCGAGATTCTTTTCACCGTGGACGTCGACCCGTCCGTCCATCCGTCTATCCCTTCCTCGCCCTGAACCCGAGAGAGGCAAGTACACTGTGCCGAAAACATTCCATAATAGCAAAAGGGCGAGCGGACGCAGCTTCTCCGACGTGTGGAtccggacccacgcgtcagtggccCAACGTCAGGTGGCCGTACGTCAGGGGATCCGGCTCCCAGCCGCAGGCAGGCAGAAAAAGAGCGAGCGAGCGAGACAGAGCGCGCGCCCCGCCGGAGCCCGAGGGCGGCCGGGCGGATCAGAACAGATCTGCAGAGCGGTGGCGGTACTTGCTGCGCGCAGGGCTGGCTCGCCATGCGTGCGCCTCTGAGCGTGGTGACCGCGTCCACATTCCCCCCCGCCCGCCTCCGGATCTCGATTGGCCATTATCGACAAAATCTGCCATGTGGTAAAATCTTGCCctaactttttttttacttttgatTTCTGATTGGTGTGTGGGGGTGTGGGTGTGATGCGACGGGGAAGGCCGGTGGGGGGAGGGATTTTTTTAGCCATCTTTGGGCGGTTTCGAGATAGTGGTAACAGTACAGTGGGATTAAGGCGTGGCGACCGAGGGCGGTAAAGGTTAAAAAAAAAGAGTAGGAGGAGGGGGTACACCGCACCCGCCGCGTGACAGATGGCGGCCAAAGTGAAAAAACAAAGCTCGCAATTAATCCATTGGCACTTCGGCCTTGGGCACGGCACATCACATGGGCGTATATATATCGCCTTTCCCCCGGCCACACCCCCTTCCAAATCTCTTGGCTCCCCATGCTCTCCCCGTCCCACTGACGGTGGTCCCCACCGCCCCCCGCCCCGCCCATATCTCGTCGGCGACCCGCGCCCCCTCCCCGCCCCACCCCACACGTCTCCGGCGGCGAGGGCACCCGGCCGTCTCCGGTGAGCCTctccccactcctcctcctccccccgtttCCTGGCCGCGGCGCGCTCCGGGAGTGCGGGCTCGTTTGGTCGGCGGTGCCGGCCGCAGTCAGCCGCAGAGTCGTAACCGCTTTCGCCTCGTGCCCGTGCTCGCAGGTTTTCTGGGGCCGCTCGTGGCTGGCGCCGGGATGGAGCCGGTCGGGGCGCGCCGGTCGCCCGGATCTCGCCGTCGGGGCGCCGTCTCCCTCAGGTGAGGACTTCCCCTGCCCCGTCTCTCCCGTCTTCCCATCCTCTGTTTGCGCTGCGAAGGAAGGTGGGCGGAGTGATCTGCTTTTTttccctcctcttcttcttccttttgggGTGGGTGACTTTACCAACTGAAGCCGGCCACGACTCGTCGAGTGATGAGTGACATTGTACCCAAGCAACTTAAATTCCGTTTTGTCTGACGGTGACAGTGGCTGCTGAATTGGTTGGGGAAACGTCTTTGTCACCTTTCCTGTTAGTGATGTGCGACGGTTCCGGGCGACAGAATGTGTGGTTTCTACATCGTTTTCATGGCTCCAGCGGCCACCGGACGTGTGTTCTCTTTTACTGGCGCGTCGATTGGTTTGCGGTGGGCATAGGAAGGTGTTTTAGCCGGGTTTATCCTCTAAATCTGGGATTATCTTGTAGTTTCAGTATTTTCTTCTTGTTCTTTCGGCGAAGCTGTAAGAATCCAGTTTACGTGTTCCATGTGAATCTGTTGTAAAATCGGACCGTTAATTTTGGACTGTTTCTCATGTTCTTGGATCTAGAACTGACGGATGGTAGGTCTAATGTGCTACCAGGTTGTGTGCTACGACGATTTTGTTGTGCAGCTTGTTGAGATTTGATATTTCGTGGCCTTTGTCTTCGTGCATTGAAGGATGTTAGTACAATGTTTACGGCATTCATTTATTGAAGCAAATAGTAACTAATTGTCATGGGCTTTTTTTTATTGTGGAGCTCCATGAGCTTTTTTGGTCGATTGGTTGTCCAGGTTCCTGAAGAACAAATCATATAGCCATTGTCTTGTTGATTGATGCAGTTTCTCACCTTTTTGCTGCTGATGTTTAGTTCCTTGCTTGATTCTCGATACTGTTAAGTCGAAATAAAATGATTTCCCATTGAAGTAAATAATGTAAATATTTTCTGTGCAAATAGTCAGCTACAAGAGTGAACGTTCCTGTATGAATCTGATGTTGAACTCTGTACCGGTTGCTATGGTGAAAGTATATATACTGTCTGCTGTTTTTCTTTTTGATCGAGAATATTTGTGAAACGTCTCAAATAACCTTGTGCTTGTTTTGATCTTCATCTCAATATATTTTCCAGGGGCAGCCTTTGAACCTCTGAACTTTTGTGTCCTTGGGTCTGCGGTGATAAGCCAGGGAAAACAATGGAAGATTTACAAGATTGCAACTCCAAAAGCCTTGTTGCTGTTCCTGGTTCTCTAGTTCTGCACCTCTTCAGGCTGTTAGGTCAGCAGGATAATTCCTGGCAGAAGTACGCCTTCGCTTACTTTCTCTTGGTCAGGAATGAGTACTTCCCGAGGGAGCCAAGGAAAAGCTCTGCTGTGAATGGGCAACTTGTTCCCTGCTGTGATAGTTCAGATTTGGGGAGTAATGAACTGGAAGTGGAGAAGCAGAATGCTGTTGTGAAGAGCCAATCAGGAGGTGATTCCAGTTCCAATGGATCAAATGATTGTTTCCTTCCAGGCCTTCATGATGATCTGGCTCAAGACTGCCTTGCCTGGACAAGCAGATCAGACTACCCTTCACTCTCTTGTCTGAACAAGAAATTCAATACGTTGGTTAACGGTGGATATCTGTACAAGCTGCGGAGGAAATATGGCATTGTTGAGCATTGGGTGTATCTGGCCTGTAGCGCTATGCCCTGGGAAGCATTCGATCCGTCGCGAAACCGGTGGATGAGGCTCCCGAGAATGCCATGTGATGACTGCTTCTCCTGTGCAGACAAGGAGTCACTTGCTGTTGGGACACAGCTGCTTGTCTTTGGCCGAGAATATACAGGCCTTGCTATTTGGATGTACAATCTACTGACACGCCATTGGTCTCGCTGCACTCCGATGAATCTTCCTCGCTGCCTGTTTGCCTCGGGAAGCTCTGGTGAGATTGCCATTGTTGCTGGTGGGTGTGATAGGGACGGGCAGGTGCTGAGATCTGTGGAGCTGTACAATTCAGAGGCTGGGCAGTGGGAGACCTTGCCAGACATGAACTTGCCGCGGAGACTCTCCTCAGGTTTCTTCATGGATGGCAAGTTCTATGTCATCGGGGGTGTGACAAGTGAGAGGCATTCTCTGACTTGTGGAGAGGAATTCGATCTCGACACCAGGACATGGAGAAGAATACATAATATGTACCCCGGAGGCACCAGCGCCTCCCAGTCGCCTCCGCTCATCGCCGTTGTAAATAACCAGCTCTACGCGGCTGACCAGTCCACAAACGTGGTGAAGAAGTACGACAAGGCAAGCAACACATGGAACATAGTGAAGCCCTTGCCCGTCAGAGCGGACTCTTCCAACGGCTGGGGCCTGGCTTTCAAGGGATGCGGCGACAGGCTGCTGGTCATCGGCGGCCACAGGGGACCTCGCGGCGAGGTGATACTGCTGCATTCCTGGTGCCCCGAAGATGGGAacggcgccggcgccgccgccgactgGGAGGTGCTCTCGGTGAAGGAGCGCGCCGGCGTCTTCGTCTACAACTGTGCAATAATGGGGTGCTGAGTTAGCAGCACCCTGGCTTCAGTACATGCCGCCACTTGTTTAGCAAAAACCACCGATTCGTTGCTGCCATTCTAGCTGCTGCCCCTTCGTATAATGACTTGTAATTCAGATATGACACCCCCTTTCCGCGGAGCTGTCGATTAAAATGTCGGGTCGAGAGCATAGAGAGCATTCAGTTCAGTTCACCTGGAACTTCTCTTTTAACACTCTTCATTCAAAAGTCCTTATTCTTGTTGTCTGGCATGAATTTTTTTCCACGCAGTATTCTTTGTTCACTCGTTATTCTGCTGGGCCGAGTCGAATCCCATCTTTCAGTTGCATATATTGTCTCTGTCCCATACGTATAGATCGGTAGATTCTGTTCTACGTACATACTaaagagtatgtgtgtgtgtgtgtgtgtgtgtgtgtgtctgttgtTCAGAGTCGGGCAGTAAACATTTTACACTTTGCTGGTCCATGCAAAGTGTCGGTGGTACGCAGGCTCAAGGGACGGGAAGGGACCAAATCAATTAGAGAAAAGGGGACCAAATAATTGGAATCGCCAGATGCTCGCACTGTTGTGCGCTGCCGCCCCTGCTCCAACTTGCCCCGCTGCTGTGTTTCCCTGCGCCGTACCCGCCAATTCCCTCTCGGCCTCACACATTTCTTTCGCGGTACAGCTTGACAGAtacgggtggtggtggcggcggcaaaaAGGCTGTCTGTCTGCCGCCGCATCTCGATGATCACTTTCTGAGGTGAGGTGAGGATCCTGGGGGAAAATATGCGGCGGTAGGAGGAGGGAGTACAATCTCCCCAGCTTCCTCGCGTACTTGGCGTACCTCCGGTTGCGCGACGCGCCCGGGTTTCATTTGTCAGCGATACAGTTTGGCCCGGGGCCTTTTCTGCCTCGCCTTTTTTTGTTTGAATTTTCTGCCTCGCTTTTGTTGATTCTAAGGCTCGGTCCTGTCAACCGGGTCAA
This window harbors:
- the LOC119356492 gene encoding F-box/kelch-repeat protein At5g60570-like, translated to MEDLQDCNSKSLVAVPGSLVLHLFRLLGQQDNSWQKYAFAYFLLVRNEYFPREPRKSSAVNGQLVPCCDSSDLGSNELEVEKQNAVVKSQSGGDSSSNGSNDCFLPGLHDDLAQDCLAWTSRSDYPSLSCLNKKFNTLVNGGYLYKLRRKYGIVEHWVYLACSAMPWEAFDPSRNRWMRLPRMPCDDCFSCADKESLAVGTQLLVFGREYTGLAIWMYNLLTRHWSRCTPMNLPRCLFASGSSGEIAIVAGGCDRDGQVLRSVELYNSEAGQWETLPDMNLPRRLSSGFFMDGKFYVIGGVTSERHSLTCGEEFDLDTRTWRRIHNMYPGGTSASQSPPLIAVVNNQLYAADQSTNVVKKYDKASNTWNIVKPLPVRADSSNGWGLAFKGCGDRLLVIGGHRGPRGEVILLHSWCPEDGNGAGAAADWEVLSVKERAGVFVYNCAIMGC